One window of Egibacteraceae bacterium genomic DNA carries:
- a CDS encoding type II toxin-antitoxin system PemK/MazF family toxin, which produces MIARGDVCIADIPDVGRHPVVVVTRDTALPVLTSVVCVLVTTRVRGHVAEVQVGQDEGLNQESAANCDNLFTLPTATLRPVGRLGPAKLHELDGALAIALGLR; this is translated from the coding sequence GTGATCGCCCGCGGCGATGTCTGCATCGCCGACATCCCCGACGTCGGCCGCCACCCGGTCGTCGTCGTGACCCGCGACACCGCGCTGCCGGTGCTCACCTCGGTGGTGTGCGTGCTCGTCACGACCCGGGTGCGAGGCCACGTCGCCGAGGTGCAAGTCGGCCAAGACGAGGGACTGAACCAGGAAAGCGCAGCGAACTGCGACAACCTGTTCACCCTGCCCACGGCAACGTTGCGCCCGGTCGGCCGCTTGGGACCCGCCAAGCTGCACGAGCTCGACGGC
- a CDS encoding ribbon-helix-helix domain-containing protein, with amino-acid sequence MTVPITTRLDEDTVDALDRAVRAGVGPSRAAVVAEAVREWLARHSEDAIAASYRRAYAEPDAEHDELVARLGAYSASVTTNEPDR; translated from the coding sequence ATGACCGTGCCGATCACCACCAGACTCGACGAGGACACCGTCGACGCGCTCGACCGGGCCGTACGCGCCGGCGTGGGGCCCTCCCGGGCCGCAGTGGTCGCCGAAGCGGTTCGGGAGTGGCTCGCCCGCCACTCCGAGGACGCCATCGCCGCCTCGTACCGCCGCGCCTACGCCGAACCCGACGCCGAACACGACGAACTCGTCGCCCGACTGGGCGCCTACTCCGCCAGCGTGACCACGAACGAGCCCGACCGGTGA